One Gadus morhua chromosome 1, gadMor3.0, whole genome shotgun sequence DNA segment encodes these proteins:
- the LOC115541787 gene encoding kinesin heavy chain isoform X5 has translation MAEAVTECNIKVLCRFRPLNQSEIMRGDQFIPNFLADDTVSVGGKSYAFDRVFPTNTTQEQVYNTCAKQIVKDVLGGYNGTIFAYGQTASGKTHTMEGKLHDPHQMGIIPRIAEDIFNHIFAMDENLEFHIKVSYFEIYMDKIRDLLDVTKTNLAVHEDKNRVPFVKGCTERFVSSPDEVMDVIDEGKSNRHVAVTNMNEHSSRSHSIFLISIKQEHVETEQKLCGKLYLVDLAGSEKVSKTGAAGAVLDEAKNINKSLSALGNVISALAEGTKTHVPYRDSKMTRILQDSLGGNCRTTMFICCSPSSYNDAETKSTLMFGQRAKTIRNTASINLELTAEQWKRKYEKEKEKNKTMKETLQRLEAELNRWRNGENVPETERTTADVVTRLEAVEERTTPTAILDNDTSSIVVRISEEERQKYEEEIRKLYKQLDDKDDEINLQCQLVEKLKEQMMDQDELLASSRGDGDKVQMELGRLQMESDCAKAEVKEVLLALEELAVNYDQKSQEVEEKGLQNQLLAEQLAQKMANLMELEAELSHMQEVSGQQRKRIADVLNGLMRDLSEFSAIVGNGEIKLPVEISGAIEEEFTVARLYISKIKSEVKGMVKRCRQLENMQLECHRKMEETGRELSSCQLLISQHEAKIRSLTEYMQSVEQKKRLLEESHDSLSEELAKLQDQDNSMAEEKEGEKGETEEGNVKGDSHRGVHHKQLARLRDEINEKQRIIDELTDRNSKMEIELAQIRSDFERLKCQDNTKSERLEELSFLHERHEQTKQDLKGLEETVARELQTLHNLRKLFVQDLTSRVKRSSEMEPDDSGGSCTQKQKISFLENNLDQLTKVHKQLVRDNADLRCELPKLEKRLRSTAERVKALETALRDAKEGAMVDRRRYQKEVDRIKDAMRAKNALRRPHAAQIAKPVRPKQLPTCSPTNPFYTYVRANDYGNAYSNALFQSALSQKAAAVTIASNPNSVQSNAVSTALGYRATSKPTDILESFPLNIDNGKKSATSDTRDINDNRSDVHCGIEAEDPNRHYIIQQETAAS, from the exons GGCAAGTCCTACGCCTTCGATCGGGTGttccccaccaacaccacccaggaGCAGGTGTACAACACCTGTGCCAAGCAGATCGTCAAAG ATGTGCTCGGTGGATACAATGGCACTATCTTTGCTTATGGGCAAACCGCCTCCGGGAAGACCCACACCATGGAG GGTAAACTGCATGACCCTCATCAGATGGGTATCATCCCTCGCATCGCCGAAGATATCTTCAACCATATCTTCGCCATGGacgagaacctggagttccacaTCAAG GTCTCTTACTTTGAAATCTACATGGATAAGATCCGTGATCTCCTGGATG TGACGAAGACCAACCTCGCTGTGCATGAGGATAAGAATAGGGTCCCCTTCGTCAAG GGATGCACTGAGCGATTTGTGTCCAGCCCTGATGAGGTCATGGATGTGATTGATGAGGGAAAATCCAATCGCCATGTGGCTGTGACCA ACATGAACGAGCACAGCTCCAGGAGCCACAGCATCTTCCTGATCAGCATCAAGCAGGAGCACGTGGAGACGGAGCAGAAGCTGTGTGGGAAGCTCTACCTGGTGGATCTGGCTGGCAGCGAGAAG GTCAGTAAGACGGGGGCAGCAGGAGCGGTGCTGGACGAGGCCAAGAACATCAACAAGTCTCTATCTGCGCTGGGGAACGTCATCTCCGCCCTGGCCGAGGGAACG AAAACCCATGTGCCGTACCGGGACAGCAAGATGACCCGCATCCTGCAGGACTCTCTGGGCGGGAACTGCAGGACCACCATGTTCATCTGCTGCTCCCCGTCCTCCTACAACGACGCCGAGACCAAGTCCACCCTGATGTTCGGCCAACG TGCCAAGACCATCAGGAACACGGCCTCCATCAACCTTGAGCTGACGGCGGAGCAGTGGAAGCGGAAGtacgagaaggagaaggagaagaacaagACCATGAAGGAGACTCTCCAGAGGCTGGAGGCTGAACTCAACCGCTGGAGGAACG gggaGAACGTGCCCGAGACGGAGCGCACCACAGCGGACGTGGTGACCCGTCTGGAGGCAGTGGAGGAGCGCACCACGCCCACGGCCATCCTGGACAACGACACATCCTCCATCGTGGTGCGCATCTCAGAGGAGGAGCGGCAGAAGTACGAGGAGGAGATCCGCAAGCTGTACAAGCAGCTGGACGACAAG GATGACGAGATCAACCTTCAGTGCCAGTTGGTGGAGAAACTCAAGGAACAGATGATGGACCAGGATGAG ctGCTGGCCTCCTCCCGTGGCGATGGGGACAAGGTGCAGATGGAGCTGGGCCGGCTTCAGATGGAGAGCGACTGCGCCAAGgcggaggtgaaggaggtgctgctggccCTTGAGGAGCTGGCCGTCAACTATGACCAGAAGagccaggaggtggaggagaagggccTGCAGAACCAGCTGCTGGCCGAACAACTTGCCCAGAAGATG GCCAACCTGAtggagctggaggcggagctatCCCACATGCAGGAAGTGAGCGGTCAGCAGAGAAAGCGCATCGCCGACGTCCTGAACGGCCTCATGAGGGACCTGAGCGAGTTCAGCGCCATCGTGGGCAATGGGGAGATCAAACTG CCGGTGGAGATCAGCGGGGCCATCGAGGAGGAGTTCACCGTGGCCCGGCTGTACATCAGCAAGATCAAGTCGGAGGTGAAGGGCATGGTGAAGCGGTGCCGGCAGCTGGAGAACATGCAGCTGGAGTGCCACCGCAAGATGGAGGAGACGGGCCGCGAGCTGTCCTCCTGCCAGCTGCTCATCTCCCAG catgaGGCTAAGATCCGCTCCCTGACGGAGTACATGCAGAGcgtggagcagaagaagaggctGCTGGAGGAGAGCCACGACTCCCTGAGCGAGGAGCTGGCCAAGCTGCAGGaccagg ATAACTCAatggcggaggagaaggagggagagaagggcgAGACAGAGGAGGGTAACGTCAAG GGGGACTCTCATCGCGGGGTCCACCACAAGCAGCTGGCCCGCCTGCGGGATGAGATCAACGAGAAGCAGAGGATCATCGACGAGCTCACTGA TCGTAACTCCAAGATGGAGATCGAGCTGGCCCAGATCCGCTCTGACTTTGAGCGTCTGAAGTGCCAGGACAACACCAAGAGCGAGCGGCTGGAAGAGCTCTC ATTCCTGCATGAGCGTCATGAGCAAACCAAACAAGACTTGAAGGGTCTGGAGGAGACTGTC gCCCGCGAACTCCAGACCCTTCACAACCTACGCAAGCTGTTTGTACAGGATTTGACGTCGCGGGTTAAAAGA AGTTCCGAAATGGAACCGGATGATAGTGGGGGGTCTTGCACCCAGAAGCAGAAGATTTCCTTTCTTGAAAATAACCTGGACCAACTTACAAAAGTTCACAAACAG CTGGTACGTGACAATGCAGATCTGCGTTGTGAGCTTCCAAAACTGGAGAAGCGTCTTCGGTCTACTGCTGAGAGAGTTAAGGCCCTGGAGACAGCACTGAGGGACGCCAAGGAGGGCGCCATGGTCGACCGCCGCCGCTACCAGAAGGAGGTGGACCGCATCAAGGATGCCATGCGGGCCAAGAACGCCCTCAGGCGCCCCCATGCTGCACAGATCG cgAAGCCGGTCCGGCCGAAGCAGCTTCCCACCTGCTCGCCCACCAACCCCTTCTACACGTACGTGCGCGCTAACGATTACGGCAACGCCTACAGCAACGCCCTCTTCCAGAGCGCCCTGTCCCAGAAGGCGGCCGCCGTCACCATCGCCTCCAACCCCAACTCCGTCCAGAGCAACGC AGTTTCCACAGCACTGGGCTACAGAGCGACCAGCAAGCCCACAGACATCCTAGAGTCCTTCCCCCTCAACATAGACAACG GTAAAAAAAGTGCCACCAGCGACACGAGAGACATCAATGATAACAG GAGTGATGTGCACTGTGGCATTGAGGCCGAGGACCCAAACAGACACTACATCATTCAGCAGGAGACCGCCGCAAGTTAA
- the LOC115541787 gene encoding kinesin heavy chain isoform X4, whose protein sequence is MAEAVTECNIKVLCRFRPLNQSEIMRGDQFIPNFLADDTVSVGGKSYAFDRVFPTNTTQEQVYNTCAKQIVKDVLGGYNGTIFAYGQTASGKTHTMEGKLHDPHQMGIIPRIAEDIFNHIFAMDENLEFHIKVSYFEIYMDKIRDLLDVTKTNLAVHEDKNRVPFVKGCTERFVSSPDEVMDVIDEGKSNRHVAVTNMNEHSSRSHSIFLISIKQEHVETEQKLCGKLYLVDLAGSEKVSKTGAAGAVLDEAKNINKSLSALGNVISALAEGTKTHVPYRDSKMTRILQDSLGGNCRTTMFICCSPSSYNDAETKSTLMFGQRAKTIRNTASINLELTAEQWKRKYEKEKEKNKTMKETLQRLEAELNRWRNGENVPETERTTADVVTRLEAVEERTTPTAILDNDTSSIVVRISEEERQKYEEEIRKLYKQLDDKDDEINLQCQLVEKLKEQMMDQDELLASSRGDGDKVQMELGRLQMESDCAKAEVKEVLLALEELAVNYDQKSQEVEEKGLQNQLLAEQLAQKMANLMELEAELSHMQEVSGQQRKRIADVLNGLMRDLSEFSAIVGNGEIKLPVEISGAIEEEFTVARLYISKIKSEVKGMVKRCRQLENMQLECHRKMEETGRELSSCQLLISQHEAKIRSLTEYMQSVEQKKRLLEESHDSLSEELAKLQDQDNSMAEEKEGEKGETEEGNVKQGDSHRGVHHKQLARLRDEINEKQRIIDELTDRNSKMEIELAQIRSDFERLKCQDNTKSERLEELSFLHERHEQTKQDLKGLEETVARELQTLHNLRKLFVQDLTSRVKRSSEMEPDDSGGSCTQKQKISFLENNLDQLTKVHKQLVRDNADLRCELPKLEKRLRSTAERVKALETALRDAKEGAMVDRRRYQKEVDRIKDAMRAKNALRRPHAAQIAKPVRPKQLPTCSPTNPFYTYVRANDYGNAYSNALFQSALSQKAAAVTIASNPNSVQSNAVSTALGYRATSKPTDILESFPLNIDNGKKSATSDTRDINDNRSDVHCGIEAEDPNRHYIIQQETAAS, encoded by the exons GGCAAGTCCTACGCCTTCGATCGGGTGttccccaccaacaccacccaggaGCAGGTGTACAACACCTGTGCCAAGCAGATCGTCAAAG ATGTGCTCGGTGGATACAATGGCACTATCTTTGCTTATGGGCAAACCGCCTCCGGGAAGACCCACACCATGGAG GGTAAACTGCATGACCCTCATCAGATGGGTATCATCCCTCGCATCGCCGAAGATATCTTCAACCATATCTTCGCCATGGacgagaacctggagttccacaTCAAG GTCTCTTACTTTGAAATCTACATGGATAAGATCCGTGATCTCCTGGATG TGACGAAGACCAACCTCGCTGTGCATGAGGATAAGAATAGGGTCCCCTTCGTCAAG GGATGCACTGAGCGATTTGTGTCCAGCCCTGATGAGGTCATGGATGTGATTGATGAGGGAAAATCCAATCGCCATGTGGCTGTGACCA ACATGAACGAGCACAGCTCCAGGAGCCACAGCATCTTCCTGATCAGCATCAAGCAGGAGCACGTGGAGACGGAGCAGAAGCTGTGTGGGAAGCTCTACCTGGTGGATCTGGCTGGCAGCGAGAAG GTCAGTAAGACGGGGGCAGCAGGAGCGGTGCTGGACGAGGCCAAGAACATCAACAAGTCTCTATCTGCGCTGGGGAACGTCATCTCCGCCCTGGCCGAGGGAACG AAAACCCATGTGCCGTACCGGGACAGCAAGATGACCCGCATCCTGCAGGACTCTCTGGGCGGGAACTGCAGGACCACCATGTTCATCTGCTGCTCCCCGTCCTCCTACAACGACGCCGAGACCAAGTCCACCCTGATGTTCGGCCAACG TGCCAAGACCATCAGGAACACGGCCTCCATCAACCTTGAGCTGACGGCGGAGCAGTGGAAGCGGAAGtacgagaaggagaaggagaagaacaagACCATGAAGGAGACTCTCCAGAGGCTGGAGGCTGAACTCAACCGCTGGAGGAACG gggaGAACGTGCCCGAGACGGAGCGCACCACAGCGGACGTGGTGACCCGTCTGGAGGCAGTGGAGGAGCGCACCACGCCCACGGCCATCCTGGACAACGACACATCCTCCATCGTGGTGCGCATCTCAGAGGAGGAGCGGCAGAAGTACGAGGAGGAGATCCGCAAGCTGTACAAGCAGCTGGACGACAAG GATGACGAGATCAACCTTCAGTGCCAGTTGGTGGAGAAACTCAAGGAACAGATGATGGACCAGGATGAG ctGCTGGCCTCCTCCCGTGGCGATGGGGACAAGGTGCAGATGGAGCTGGGCCGGCTTCAGATGGAGAGCGACTGCGCCAAGgcggaggtgaaggaggtgctgctggccCTTGAGGAGCTGGCCGTCAACTATGACCAGAAGagccaggaggtggaggagaagggccTGCAGAACCAGCTGCTGGCCGAACAACTTGCCCAGAAGATG GCCAACCTGAtggagctggaggcggagctatCCCACATGCAGGAAGTGAGCGGTCAGCAGAGAAAGCGCATCGCCGACGTCCTGAACGGCCTCATGAGGGACCTGAGCGAGTTCAGCGCCATCGTGGGCAATGGGGAGATCAAACTG CCGGTGGAGATCAGCGGGGCCATCGAGGAGGAGTTCACCGTGGCCCGGCTGTACATCAGCAAGATCAAGTCGGAGGTGAAGGGCATGGTGAAGCGGTGCCGGCAGCTGGAGAACATGCAGCTGGAGTGCCACCGCAAGATGGAGGAGACGGGCCGCGAGCTGTCCTCCTGCCAGCTGCTCATCTCCCAG catgaGGCTAAGATCCGCTCCCTGACGGAGTACATGCAGAGcgtggagcagaagaagaggctGCTGGAGGAGAGCCACGACTCCCTGAGCGAGGAGCTGGCCAAGCTGCAGGaccagg ATAACTCAatggcggaggagaaggagggagagaagggcgAGACAGAGGAGGGTAACGTCAAG CAGGGGGACTCTCATCGCGGGGTCCACCACAAGCAGCTGGCCCGCCTGCGGGATGAGATCAACGAGAAGCAGAGGATCATCGACGAGCTCACTGA TCGTAACTCCAAGATGGAGATCGAGCTGGCCCAGATCCGCTCTGACTTTGAGCGTCTGAAGTGCCAGGACAACACCAAGAGCGAGCGGCTGGAAGAGCTCTC ATTCCTGCATGAGCGTCATGAGCAAACCAAACAAGACTTGAAGGGTCTGGAGGAGACTGTC gCCCGCGAACTCCAGACCCTTCACAACCTACGCAAGCTGTTTGTACAGGATTTGACGTCGCGGGTTAAAAGA AGTTCCGAAATGGAACCGGATGATAGTGGGGGGTCTTGCACCCAGAAGCAGAAGATTTCCTTTCTTGAAAATAACCTGGACCAACTTACAAAAGTTCACAAACAG CTGGTACGTGACAATGCAGATCTGCGTTGTGAGCTTCCAAAACTGGAGAAGCGTCTTCGGTCTACTGCTGAGAGAGTTAAGGCCCTGGAGACAGCACTGAGGGACGCCAAGGAGGGCGCCATGGTCGACCGCCGCCGCTACCAGAAGGAGGTGGACCGCATCAAGGATGCCATGCGGGCCAAGAACGCCCTCAGGCGCCCCCATGCTGCACAGATCG cgAAGCCGGTCCGGCCGAAGCAGCTTCCCACCTGCTCGCCCACCAACCCCTTCTACACGTACGTGCGCGCTAACGATTACGGCAACGCCTACAGCAACGCCCTCTTCCAGAGCGCCCTGTCCCAGAAGGCGGCCGCCGTCACCATCGCCTCCAACCCCAACTCCGTCCAGAGCAACGC AGTTTCCACAGCACTGGGCTACAGAGCGACCAGCAAGCCCACAGACATCCTAGAGTCCTTCCCCCTCAACATAGACAACG GTAAAAAAAGTGCCACCAGCGACACGAGAGACATCAATGATAACAG GAGTGATGTGCACTGTGGCATTGAGGCCGAGGACCCAAACAGACACTACATCATTCAGCAGGAGACCGCCGCAAGTTAA